The genomic segment AAGTTCTGCGCCATATACTCTGGAAATGAAAAACCAAAGCTAGACCTTCCAGGGATAAAAGTTGCAACAATAAGTGAAATAGATAAAATCTGGGGTGAAATCGCCCTATGCTCAAAGAGCTAGAACAGAACAACATACTTCTTCTAGGGGAGCCAGAAACTGGAAAGGAGTATTTTGGCAAGGAATTAATCAAGGGCGATTTAATCTATGTTGGCATAGACAAAAGCCCTCTAGAAATAAGAGAACTCTTTAAGCCGAAATTCATTATCGATTGCTATACTGAACGGCTTGGCATCAAAAGCTCTGAAAAATACCACATCTCCTATGCCTATGATTTAGATGAAATAATAAGAAATATCTTCATGGCAAGGGAGGAGACTGGGAAGCACACGACAGTAATCATAGACTCCCTATCGCCTTTGATAGTCACATTAGGTCTTGTTCCTGTATATAGGTTTCTCCAGAGACTATTTGCAATCGGGAGAGAAAAAAAAGCTAGAATAATAATTCTTCTCCACAAAGGCATGCATAAAGATGAAGTTGAGGTATCAATCAGACACCTAGCCGAAGCTACATTATTTCTAGAGCGGGCTATTGAAATGGGTGAAGAGATATTCTATGTCGATTTTGGTAAGCTTTATAGCGGAAACTATAAAAGAATAAAGTATCGTATAGATAATAATAAAGTAATATTTGATAGATTTACAATATAAGGGATTCCATGGTAGACGTACTGTTTTTGGGGATTGGAACGGCCATCCTACTATTTTTCACGGTAGAGCTTATCACATTCATTTTGTTTAACACAACAAACGACTACAAGTCAAAAACAATGTATTTTATAATGGGGGAAACTTTTTCCATAATGGGATATCTTCTTTTATTCATATTTATCTTAAGCTCCTCAGATATTCTAAACGCACTTTTGAAGTTCTCACCTGCCTCATATCCTGAAATTGCCAGATCATCAAGTATTCTAATCTCAATTTTCCTCTACACAATTCACATCATACTCCAGTTCAAATACAATCTTGAAGAAAACGATCAGAAGAATCAATATATGATTTATTTGATAATTGGCGTCTTAGGCTACATCTTTTACCTTTACGGACTTATGGCGGGGGTGAGGTAATGAACGAGACTTCGCAGAGCATACTCCAAGCATCAATCATAATGTTTGCGGTATCTCTATTTTTGGCGCAGTATGCACTCATATCGGAGTATGTGTACAGCGAGTCACTATCCGTTTTCCTATTAATATCAAGCATAATCTTCATGGGGTCATTTATTACTGCGTTTAAATCTTCAAAGCTAAAGGAGGAAAATATAAGGAAGGAAGCATTTATTAACACATCTTTTAGTGTATTCATATTAGGGCTTGTAATAATGATACTTGCATTTTTCCTAGTTACGTTAAGAATATAGGTGAGAATATATGGAAGATAGGGTAAAGACAGGAATTAAAGGTCTTGATGAACTAATAGGGGGAGGCCTCCCAAAAAGCTCATCAATATTGTTATCTGGTGAGGCAGGAACAGGAAAGACTATATTTTCCCTGCAGTATATCTACTCTGGTGCTAAGGACTTTGGAGAAGCCGGCATTTATGTAACGTTTGAAGAAAAACCTGAGGAGCTTAGGAGAGAAGCGCTCCAGTTCGGATGGGATCTAAAAAAGTATGAAGATCAGAAAAAGATAGTCATCCTTGATGCTGCATCTTTAAGAGTAGGAGTTCCAACAGATGAAAATTTTTACGTCAAAAGTGATGTCGATATAAAATCCCTTCTTTCAAAATTATACGAGATAGCTATGGATATAGACGCAAAAAGAATTGTCATAGACTCTCTTCCTGCATTTTTCTTTTCTAATGAACCTGAAAAAATGCGCGATGATATCTACATGATGGGAAGAGTCCTAACGGAGACAAAGGCAACATGTATTCTAATAACTGAGATAATAAATAATCGGGGATATTCCAGATTCGGATACGAGGAGTTCATAACAAGAGGGGTCATCACAATGCATCTTGTTGAGGGAGAAAAAGCCATGCCCAGGATGGCAGAGTACAAGAGAGGCATATTCATTAGAAAGATGAGAGAGACAAATCACAAGATAAAGCAGTACCCCTTTTCCATATCA from the Methanofastidiosum sp. genome contains:
- the gvpD gene encoding gas vesicle protein GvpD, which encodes MEDRVKTGIKGLDELIGGGLPKSSSILLSGEAGTGKTIFSLQYIYSGAKDFGEAGIYVTFEEKPEELRREALQFGWDLKKYEDQKKIVILDAASLRVGVPTDENFYVKSDVDIKSLLSKLYEIAMDIDAKRIVIDSLPAFFFSNEPEKMRDDIYMMGRVLTETKATCILITEIINNRGYSRFGYEEFITRGVITMHLVEGEKAMPRMAEYKRGIFIRKMRETNHKIKQYPFSISKEGIVVYPQGEIY